From a region of the Paenibacillus sp. R14(2021) genome:
- a CDS encoding D-lyxose/D-mannose family sugar isomerase → MDLKRSEIVAARKRTADILDRAGIALTPYERETIEIADFGLGDLQRQGLEIVTCINTDRYCAKELVLFPGQTCPEHLHPPVDGGLGKMETFRCRSGLVYLYVEGENSGIIQAEVPPGSEDYYTVFREIELRPGQQYTIPPGTKHWFQAGERGAVVSEFSSTSRDEYDLFTDPNVRRIPIVDEAI, encoded by the coding sequence ATGGATTTGAAAAGAAGTGAAATCGTCGCTGCGCGGAAGCGGACAGCGGATATTTTGGACCGCGCCGGCATTGCGCTAACGCCGTATGAACGGGAAACGATCGAGATTGCGGACTTCGGGCTGGGCGATTTGCAGCGGCAGGGCCTGGAAATTGTCACCTGCATCAACACGGACCGCTACTGCGCCAAGGAGCTTGTGCTGTTCCCGGGCCAAACCTGCCCCGAGCATCTGCATCCTCCTGTCGACGGCGGCCTTGGCAAAATGGAAACGTTCCGGTGCCGCTCAGGCTTGGTGTATCTCTATGTAGAAGGGGAAAACAGCGGCATTATCCAAGCGGAAGTACCGCCGGGGAGCGAGGACTATTATACGGTCTTCCGCGAAATCGAACTGCGCCCAGGGCAGCAGTATACAATCCCGCCGGGCACGAAGCATTGGTTCCAGGCAGGGGAAAGAGGGGCGGTCGTATCGGAGTTCTCGAGCACGAGCCGCGACGAATATGATCTATTCACGGATCCGAACGTGAGGCGGATTCCGATCGTGGACGAAGCGATATAA
- a CDS encoding FAD-linked oxidase C-terminal domain-containing protein, giving the protein MLQEVIASQLRGIVGEKWFRDDRESLITHSYDGTPMLQSLPDGVIYPENTDQVAAILRLLQQYRVPVVSRGSGTNLCGGTVPVEGGVVMVMHRMNRILEVDLENLTATLQPGLNTKTFISHVEGLGLFYPPDPSSMAISTIGGNIAECSGGLRGLKYGTTKDYVIGLEAVLASGEIIRTGGKLMKDVAGYDLTKLLVGSEGTLAVITEATLKLIPPPKSKKTMLAMYKDLYGAARTVSSIIESRIIPATLEFLDNPTIRVVDDFAKLGLPLDMAAILLIEQDGDPETVERDIARIADICRSENAERVSIAADEAEALKLLTARRSAFTALARLRPTTILEDATVPRSKIAEMVLAINEIAARHRVTICTFGHAGDGNLHPTATTDARDAEEIHRVEAAFEDIFEAAIALGGTITGEHGVGLVKAPFLEWKVGTAGIEVMRAIKLAFDPSNILNPGKIFAKSARKRVVLGRG; this is encoded by the coding sequence ATGCTTCAGGAAGTGATTGCAAGCCAGCTTCGCGGCATCGTCGGCGAGAAGTGGTTCAGAGACGACCGGGAATCGCTCATTACTCATTCCTATGACGGCACGCCGATGCTGCAGTCGCTTCCGGACGGCGTGATCTATCCCGAGAATACAGATCAGGTCGCCGCTATTCTGAGGCTTCTTCAACAATACCGGGTCCCTGTCGTGAGCCGCGGCTCAGGCACGAATCTGTGCGGGGGCACGGTACCCGTGGAGGGCGGCGTCGTCATGGTCATGCACCGGATGAACCGCATCTTGGAGGTCGACCTTGAGAATCTCACGGCGACGTTGCAGCCGGGGCTGAACACCAAGACCTTCATCTCGCATGTGGAAGGACTGGGGCTCTTCTATCCCCCAGATCCCAGCAGTATGGCGATCTCGACGATCGGCGGCAATATTGCCGAATGTTCGGGCGGTCTGCGTGGACTGAAGTACGGCACGACGAAGGATTACGTCATCGGCCTTGAGGCCGTGCTGGCGAGCGGCGAAATTATTCGTACCGGCGGTAAGCTGATGAAGGACGTGGCCGGCTACGATTTGACCAAGCTGCTTGTCGGCTCGGAAGGCACGCTCGCCGTCATTACGGAAGCGACGCTGAAGCTCATTCCGCCGCCGAAGAGCAAGAAGACGATGCTTGCGATGTATAAGGACCTCTACGGCGCGGCGCGTACCGTGTCCAGCATTATCGAGAGCCGGATCATTCCGGCAACGCTGGAGTTTCTGGACAATCCGACGATCCGGGTCGTCGATGATTTTGCGAAGCTGGGCCTGCCGCTCGATATGGCGGCCATCCTGCTGATCGAGCAGGATGGCGATCCCGAGACGGTGGAGCGGGACATTGCGCGTATCGCGGACATTTGCAGGAGCGAGAACGCGGAGCGCGTAAGCATCGCGGCCGATGAGGCGGAGGCGCTGAAGCTGCTGACAGCGCGAAGGAGCGCTTTCACCGCGCTCGCCCGGCTGCGGCCGACGACGATTCTCGAGGATGCGACGGTGCCGCGCTCGAAGATCGCGGAGATGGTGCTCGCGATCAACGAAATCGCGGCGCGCCACCGCGTCACAATTTGCACGTTCGGACATGCCGGCGACGGCAATCTGCATCCGACGGCGACGACGGACGCGCGCGATGCCGAAGAGATTCACCGCGTGGAGGCGGCGTTCGAGGACATCTTCGAAGCGGCGATCGCGCTAGGCGGCACGATAACCGGCGAGCACGGCGTCGGGCTCGTGAAGGCGCCGTTCCTGGAGTGGAAGGTAGGCACGGCAGGCATCGAGGTGATGCGGGCGATTAAGCTGGCTTTCGACCCGAGCAATATCTTGAACCCGGGCAAAATCTTCGCGAAGTCGGCTCGCAAAAGGGTGGTGCTCGGCCGTGGTTAA
- a CDS encoding (Fe-S)-binding protein, protein MIPASPGGTWGELASSLKQSLDYDQLTNCMRCGFCLPACPTFRETGIEAESPRGRIALMKAVADGLMDPDAAFETQMNHCLGCRACEPACPADVKYGQLLEQARSSIEMHTKTHRWWVKTLRKAAFDGMFPHQGRMRLLGGALQLYQRSGLRKLVRGAGLMRLFPAPMREMEAILPDAAYKGVVEQIGAFHPAKGDRIATVGLFRGCIMDVLFTETNKHTVELLNEAGFDVVIPDAQNCCGALHAHSGEQEGAKSLARRNISAFEAAGVDWIVSNAGGCGALLVEYDHLLHDDPQWSGGAAWFAKRAVDVSKLLVEHGLLQASVQTAVPVGTQGAATARVGASDIGSTASSPAGGEVLAADPGRRGSCGGSNGATPPAAAVEMVRITYQDSCHLRNVMRSSDAPRTLMRSVANAEFIELAESDRCCGSAGIYNLTQPEMAGQILDHKMEQVKRTNAYYLLTSNPGCLLQMKLGIEKHGMSGDMQAVHLVDFLHERICVR, encoded by the coding sequence ATGATCCCGGCTTCGCCCGGCGGGACCTGGGGCGAGCTTGCGTCCTCACTGAAGCAATCGCTGGATTATGATCAGCTCACCAACTGCATGCGCTGCGGCTTCTGTCTCCCGGCCTGCCCGACCTTCCGGGAAACAGGCATCGAAGCGGAGTCGCCGCGCGGCCGCATTGCCCTGATGAAGGCGGTCGCTGACGGCTTGATGGATCCGGACGCGGCCTTCGAGACGCAGATGAACCATTGCCTCGGCTGCCGTGCCTGCGAACCGGCTTGTCCGGCGGACGTGAAGTACGGGCAGCTGCTGGAGCAGGCGCGATCATCCATTGAGATGCATACGAAGACGCACCGCTGGTGGGTGAAGACGTTGCGGAAGGCCGCCTTCGACGGCATGTTTCCGCATCAAGGCCGAATGCGCCTGCTGGGCGGAGCGCTGCAGCTGTACCAGCGGTCCGGCCTGCGCAAGCTGGTCCGAGGCGCCGGCTTGATGCGGCTGTTTCCGGCACCTATGCGGGAGATGGAAGCGATTCTGCCGGATGCCGCCTACAAGGGCGTCGTGGAGCAGATCGGCGCGTTCCATCCGGCGAAGGGCGATCGTATCGCTACGGTCGGCCTGTTCCGCGGCTGCATCATGGACGTGCTGTTCACGGAAACGAACAAGCACACGGTCGAGCTGCTGAATGAAGCGGGCTTCGATGTCGTGATCCCGGATGCGCAGAACTGCTGCGGCGCGCTCCATGCCCATAGCGGCGAACAGGAGGGGGCGAAGTCGCTCGCGCGTCGTAATATCTCGGCATTCGAGGCGGCCGGCGTGGATTGGATCGTCTCCAATGCAGGCGGGTGCGGCGCGCTGCTCGTGGAGTATGATCATCTGCTGCATGACGATCCGCAGTGGAGCGGCGGTGCAGCCTGGTTCGCGAAGCGGGCCGTTGACGTGAGCAAGCTGCTCGTGGAGCACGGGCTTCTGCAGGCTTCAGTGCAAACGGCCGTGCCCGTGGGAACGCAGGGGGCTGCCACTGCGCGGGTCGGTGCATCAGACATAGGCAGCACAGCATCATCGCCGGCCGGCGGCGAGGTGCTTGCAGCCGATCCCGGCCGCAGGGGTTCCTGCGGCGGATCGAATGGAGCCACGCCCCCCGCTGCTGCTGTCGAAATGGTTCGCATCACGTATCAGGATTCGTGCCATCTGCGCAACGTGATGCGTTCTTCCGACGCGCCGCGCACGCTGATGCGCAGCGTGGCGAACGCCGAATTCATCGAGCTTGCAGAAAGCGACCGCTGCTGCGGATCGGCGGGAATCTACAACTTGACGCAGCCCGAGATGGCGGGTCAAATTCTGGATCATAAGATGGAACAGGTGAAACGGACGAACGCCTATTATTTGCTGACGAGCAATCCCGGCTGCCTGCTGCAGATGAAGCTTGGCATCGAGAAGCATGGGATGAGCGGCGATATGCAGGCCGTGCATCTGGTTGATTTTCTGCATGAGCGGATCTGCGTCCGTTAG